The genomic DNA CTAAGCTTTTAAATAATGAATTAGAATATGCAAAAATGAGTAAAGCAAGCAATCCATATGGGGATGGAAATGCTTGCAAAGCAATAGTTGAATTTATAAAAAGGACAGATAATGAATAAAATTTGTATAATTGGTTTGGGATATATAGGACTACCTACAGCTGCTTTGCTTGCTAGCAAGGGTTATGATGTGCATGGTGTAGATGTCATCCAAAAGGTTGTAGATACTATAAATGATTATAAAATCCATATCGTTGAGCCAGATTTAGATAAGTTTGTGAAATTGGCTGCTGAAAATAAAAAACTCAAAGCAGATACTAAACCAAAAGAAGCAGATGTATTTATCATAGCAGTTCCAACTCCTTTTCATGATGGATTTGTACCAAATATAGATTATGTTATTAGCGCCGCCAAATCCATAGCCCCTTATGTTAAGGCTGGTAATATTATTATATTAGAATCAACTTCTCCTGTAGGAACTACTCATAAAGTTGAAGAGATTTTAAAGGAAAATGGCGTTGATATATCACAAATTTACGTAGCTCACTGTCCGGAGCGAGTGCTACCTGGAAAAATAATGACTGAGCTAGTAAAAAATGACAGAATTGTCGGTGGAACCACTGATGCGGCTACAAAAATAACTGCTAAATTTTATAGGAAGTTTGTTGAAGGTGAAGTTCTTGAGACTGATGCAAAAACAGCAGAAATGGCAAAACTTACAGAAAATTCTTTCAGAGATGTAAATATTGCATTTGCAAATGAGCTTAGTATGTTGTGCGATAAATTTGGTATCAATGTATGGGAACTTATAAATCTTGCAAATAGACATCCAAGAGTAAATATTTTAAATCCTGGAGCTGGTGTTGGTGGGCATTGCATAGCTGTGGATCCATGGTTTATAGTCAATGCTGGTGGAGATACAGCAAAGCTTATAAAGGCTGCTAGAGAGGTAAATAACTATAAAACGCAGTGGGTCATAGAAAAAATTAAAAATGCGGTATTGAAATTTGAAAATAAAAATAGCAAAAAGGCTAAAGTGGCTTGCATGGGACTTGCATTTAAGCCAGATATTGATGATTTAAGGGAATCTCCAGCTCTAAATATAGCCAAAAGATTAAAAGCTGATGGACTAGATATACTAGCTGT from Campylobacter iguaniorum includes the following:
- the wecC gene encoding UDP-N-acetyl-D-mannosamine dehydrogenase; the encoded protein is MNKICIIGLGYIGLPTAALLASKGYDVHGVDVIQKVVDTINDYKIHIVEPDLDKFVKLAAENKKLKADTKPKEADVFIIAVPTPFHDGFVPNIDYVISAAKSIAPYVKAGNIIILESTSPVGTTHKVEEILKENGVDISQIYVAHCPERVLPGKIMTELVKNDRIVGGTTDAATKITAKFYRKFVEGEVLETDAKTAEMAKLTENSFRDVNIAFANELSMLCDKFGINVWELINLANRHPRVNILNPGAGVGGHCIAVDPWFIVNAGGDTAKLIKAAREVNNYKTQWVIEKIKNAVLKFENKNSKKAKVACMGLAFKPDIDDLRESPALNIAKRLKADGLDILAVEPNIKTHNDFEIVDYKKAIDIADVIVMLVGHKEFKELNIETDLDFCGVLNK